A genome region from Brassica oleracea var. oleracea cultivar TO1000 chromosome C2, BOL, whole genome shotgun sequence includes the following:
- the LOC106326207 gene encoding peroxidase 60 — MAVKISTISALVVFLALLSLSHFSHGELQLGFYNKTCPDVEKIVFGVVQDAFRTNSRLAPLMIRLYFHDCFSNGCDASLLLDSTTSEKTAGPNLSVDGYALIDAIKDELEIKCAGFISCADIIALATRDLVNLASGGKARYEIPTGRFDGRESLASSVNLPGPQMSVSDTVEMFEKRNLDLTDMVLLLGGHTIGKTHCSFIKDRLYNFENTQGPDPAMDPKLVKELKRECPENSKQNKAINLDQNVSSSNIVDASFYKQIKSGRGILQIDDQLATDEMTEQIVTDLAEGDDFLARFGQAMVKLGSFGVKNKDAGEIRKSCRSCKNRFCTA, encoded by the exons ATGGCCGTGAAGATCTCAACCATATCAGCACTGGTCGTCTTTCTTGCTCTGCTTAGCTTAAGCCATTTTAGTCATGGCGAACTTCAGCTCGGATTTTACAATAAAACTTGCCCAGACGTGGAGAAGATCGTATTTGGAGTTGTTCAAGATGCATTCAGGACGAACTCAAGACTTGCACCCCTAATGATTCGCCTCTATTTTCACGATTGTTTTAGCAAC GGATGTGATGCATCACTTCTTCTAGATAGTACTACCAGTGAGAAAACGGCGGGGCCAAATCTAAGTGTAGATGGGTATGCTCTGATAGATGCCATCAAAGATGAGCTCGAAATCAAATGTGCCGGGTTCATATCTTGTGCTGACATCATAGCTCTCGCTACTAGAGATCTTGTGAATCTT GCAAGCGGAGGAAAAGCAAGATATGAGATACCAACGGGACGATTTGATGGTAGGGAGTCTTTGGCATCATCAGTAAATTTGCCGGGTCCTCAAATGAGTGTCTCGGACACCGTTGAGATGTTTGAAAAAAGAAACCTTGACCTTACCGATATGGTTCTACTTCTTG GTGGACATACAATTGGAAAAACGCATTGTTCATTCATTAAGGACCGGCTGTATAATTTTGAGAATACACAAGGACCTGATCCAGCTATGGATCCTAAATTGGTCAAAGAGTTAAAGCGTGAATGTCCTGAAAATTCAAAACAAAATAAAGCCATTAATCTGGATCAAAATGTTTCTAGCTCGAATATTGTCGATGCATCTTTCTACAAGCAGATCAAATCTGGCCGAGGAATTCTTCAAATCGATGACCAACTCGCCACCGATGAAATGACGGAACAGATAGTAACGGATTTAGCCGAGGGTGACGATTTCTTGGCTAGGTTTGGTCAGGCGATGGTGAAATTGGGGTCGTTTGGAGTTAAAAATAAGGACGCTGGCGAGATCAGAAAATCGTGTCGTTCTTGCAAGAATCGGTTTTGCACGGCATAA